One genomic segment of Alphaproteobacteria bacterium includes these proteins:
- a CDS encoding cytochrome c produces MRAVFGFAVRVFKWWVLPLACLGLALLAAVSYAPESVRAKLVALAGAANGLPPPLPERSTITERHWLEQNWTGRQRYWFHHASQGTATFPVPYDFFVSLEQPRVTLFDRGRLADIDYLRRFGFIDSPSSRDFVAKAEQFGYSRGGLADPGWPGDVPTNDDGLPVGFARLPGGIDPETGRPYPAQLGFTCAACHTGHIEYRNVSIRFDGGPAMIDLGKLEKATGLAILYTLELPFRLSRFADAVRSRGGEWKTRSDQEIEAELRAALARIGLNLEWTLQVQRRFNWESLDEGFGRLDALNRIGNQVFFENLLPPEALTQAQPGTPNQGPRGRVVPDGLAPNFARLDAPVSFPPIWDTPWFSWAQYDGSIFNELVRNAGEALGVNAKVNMNGRSRNPVFRSSVDMMNIHRFEELLRGPMDGVHARRAFAGLVAPRWSDVADKFKGDAAWSIRADMVDRGRELYRAHCAECHRGPVRDGDLTKTWPTGSFWDADNWIRVGDRQYYKVVEKPVADMGTDPQQALVLTTRQVRLPPELGLDPIAVLNAKGDCGLPASAGPNANFALALMAVVDRTIDQWFEDQRLAGKPVPPELERQMRGPRRNCPNRQTFRVNTIDGRSSITVVPHYRARPLDGVWATAPYLHNGSVPTLDDLLKPQDQRPTRFCVGSRQFDPGKVGLVAEPGDRCPSGLTEFDTRSLANSNRGHSFEGTERDVTRLPSGVIGPAFSEPQRRDLIEYLKTL; encoded by the coding sequence ATGCGGGCAGTGTTCGGCTTCGCGGTCCGGGTCTTCAAATGGTGGGTGCTGCCCCTGGCCTGCCTCGGCCTCGCGCTTCTCGCTGCGGTGTCCTACGCGCCCGAATCGGTGCGCGCGAAGCTCGTTGCGTTGGCCGGCGCGGCGAACGGCCTGCCGCCGCCGCTTCCCGAACGCAGCACGATCACCGAGCGTCACTGGCTCGAGCAGAACTGGACGGGCCGGCAGCGCTACTGGTTCCACCACGCCTCGCAGGGCACCGCGACCTTCCCGGTTCCCTACGATTTCTTCGTCAGCCTCGAGCAGCCGAGGGTGACGCTGTTCGATCGCGGCCGCCTCGCCGACATCGACTATCTCAGGCGCTTTGGCTTCATCGACAGCCCCTCGTCGCGCGACTTCGTCGCCAAGGCCGAGCAGTTCGGCTACAGCCGCGGCGGCCTCGCCGATCCCGGATGGCCGGGCGACGTGCCGACGAACGACGACGGCCTGCCCGTCGGCTTCGCCCGCCTTCCCGGCGGCATCGATCCCGAAACCGGCCGGCCCTATCCGGCGCAGCTCGGCTTCACCTGTGCCGCCTGCCACACCGGCCACATCGAGTACAGGAACGTCAGCATCCGCTTCGATGGCGGGCCGGCGATGATCGATCTCGGGAAGCTGGAGAAGGCCACGGGCCTGGCCATCCTCTACACGCTCGAGCTGCCGTTCCGGCTGAGCCGCTTCGCCGACGCCGTGCGCAGCCGCGGCGGTGAATGGAAGACCCGGAGCGACCAGGAGATCGAGGCGGAGCTGCGCGCGGCGCTCGCCAGGATCGGCCTCAACCTCGAATGGACGCTGCAGGTGCAGCGGCGCTTCAACTGGGAGAGCCTCGATGAAGGCTTCGGCCGGCTCGATGCGCTGAATCGTATCGGCAACCAGGTCTTCTTCGAGAATCTCCTGCCGCCCGAGGCACTGACGCAGGCGCAGCCCGGCACGCCCAACCAGGGGCCGCGCGGCCGCGTCGTGCCCGACGGCCTGGCGCCCAACTTCGCGCGCCTCGACGCGCCGGTGAGCTTCCCGCCGATCTGGGACACGCCGTGGTTCAGCTGGGCGCAGTACGACGGCTCGATCTTCAACGAGCTGGTGCGCAATGCCGGCGAGGCGCTGGGCGTCAACGCCAAGGTCAACATGAACGGCAGGAGCAGGAACCCCGTCTTCCGTTCCTCCGTCGACATGATGAACATCCATCGCTTCGAGGAGCTGCTGCGCGGCCCGATGGACGGCGTTCATGCCAGACGCGCCTTCGCGGGCCTTGTCGCGCCCCGATGGTCGGATGTCGCCGACAAGTTCAAGGGCGACGCCGCGTGGTCGATCAGGGCCGACATGGTGGATCGCGGGCGCGAGCTGTACCGCGCCCATTGCGCCGAATGCCATCGCGGCCCGGTGCGCGACGGCGATCTCACGAAGACCTGGCCGACGGGCTCCTTCTGGGACGCCGACAACTGGATAAGGGTCGGCGACCGCCAGTACTACAAGGTCGTCGAGAAGCCGGTAGCGGACATGGGCACGGATCCGCAGCAAGCGCTGGTCCTGACCACGCGCCAGGTCCGCTTGCCGCCGGAGCTGGGCCTCGATCCGATCGCGGTCCTGAACGCCAAGGGCGATTGCGGCCTGCCCGCCTCGGCGGGCCCGAACGCGAACTTCGCGCTCGCGCTAATGGCCGTCGTCGATCGCACAATTGACCAGTGGTTCGAGGACCAGCGGCTGGCCGGCAAGCCGGTGCCGCCCGAGCTCGAGAGGCAGATGCGCGGGCCGCGTCGCAACTGCCCCAACAGGCAGACCTTCCGGGTGAACACCATCGATGGCCGCTCGAGCATCACTGTCGTGCCGCATTATCGTGCGCGCCCGCTCGACGGCGTCTGGGCCACCGCGCCCTACCTGCACAACGGCTCCGTCCCGACGCTCGACGACCTGCTCAAGCCGCAGGACCAGCGGCCGACGCGCTTCTGCGTCGGCAGCCGCCAGTTCGATCCCGGGAAGGTCGGCCTCGTGGCCGAGCCGGGCGATCGCTGCCCCTCCGGGTTGACCGAGTTCGATACGCGCAGCCTCGCCAACAGCAACCGCGGCCATTCCTTCGAAGGCACCGAGCGGGACGTCACCAGGCTGCCCTCGGGCGTGATCGGCCCCGCCTTCAGCGAGCCGCAGCGGCGGGACCTGATCGAATACCTGAAGACGCTGTGA